One genomic region from Anguilla rostrata isolate EN2019 chromosome 2, ASM1855537v3, whole genome shotgun sequence encodes:
- the LOC135248544 gene encoding cdc42-interacting protein 4-like: MNDYAGQREVIAETMMLSICLELTKYLQDLKQERKTCLSEAKKAQQTLESSYKHLDNTKKRFEREWREAEKANQNAEKADQDTNATKADVEKARMQAHARTHTAEECRNDYAAELQKYNKEQNQFYFTDIPQIFSKLQEVEEQRVRKLAEGYVSFADTEKRVMPIIGKCLEGISKAGNHSYSHAANDSQLLIEQHKSGFERPGDVEFEDYSHGINRASSESSLGTLKGKPDLLTKNKAKLWPFSKKKLPPPPLTPFSTHLDPSPANGLPAPKFSRDPLSYCLKEINRTVKPRISSFRTLRRTHAVSEDFAHLPPEQRRKKLQQKMDEISKELQKEVDQSQALEKMKDVYEKNPQMGDAGSLEPQISQTAHNVERLQGEMHKYESWLIEAGGRAEIRHGFSNNNSHNTSSPGSTRSHEEKTDSPQAIYEFDDDFEDEEAFAPIGQCTALYNFEGSSEGTIPMREGEVFAVVEEDKGDGWTRVQNSSGDEGYIPTSYVRISPRM; this comes from the exons ATGAACGACTACGCCGGCCAGAGGGAGGTCATCGCCGAGACCATGATGCTCTCCATCTGTCTGGAGCTCACCAAGTAcctgcaggacctgaaacaGGAGCGCAAaact TGCCTATCGGAGGCTAAGAAGGCCCAGCAGACACTGGAGAGCAGCTACAAGCACCTTGATAAT ACTAAGAAGCGCTTTGAGAGGGAGTGGCGTGAAGCTGAGAAAGCCAATCAGAACGCAGAGAAAGCAGACCAGGACACCAACGCCACTAAAGCTGATGTAGAGAAG gCCAGGATGCAggcgcatgcgcgcacacacacagcggagGAGTGTCGCAACGATTATGCTGCTGAGCTGCAGAAGTACAACAAGGAGCAGAACCAGTTCTACTTCACCGACATTCCACAGATCTTCAGC AAActgcaggaggtggaggagcagcGGGTTCGGAAGCTGGCGGAGGGGTACGTGTCTTTTGCTGACACAGAGAAACGTGTCATGCCCATCATCGGGAAATGCTTGGAGGGCATCTCCAAAGCAGGGAACCACTCCTACAGCCACGCAGCGAAC GACTCTCAGCTCCTCATCGAGCAGCACAAGTCCGGGTTCGAGCGGCCGGGGGACGTGGAGTTTGAGGACTACAGCCACGGCATCAACCGCGCCTCCTCAGAGAGCAGCCTGGGGACCCTCAAGGGGAAGCCTGACCTGCTGACCAAGAACAAGGCCAAACTGTGGCCCTTCAGCAAGAAGAAG ctccccccacccccactcacccccttCTCCACACACCTCGACCCCTCGCCAGCTAATGGACTCCCCGCCCCCAAATTCAGCCGGGACCCCCTGTCGTACTGCCTGAAGGAGATCAATAGGACGGTTAAACCTCGAATATCCTCCTTCAGAACGCTGAGGAGAACG CACGCAGTCTCAGAGGACTTTGCCCACCTGCCTCCGGAGCAGCGCAGGAAGAAGCTGCAGCAGAAGATGGATGAAATCAGCAAGGAGCTGCAGAAGGAGGTGGACCAGAG TCAGGCGCTGGAGAAGATGAAGGATGTGTATGAGAAGAATCCTCAGATGGGGGATGCTGGCAGCCTGGAGCCTCAGATCTCCCAGACGGCCCACAATGTGGAGAGACTGCAGGGGGAGATGCACAAATACGAG TCTTGGCTAATAGAGGCGGGAGGTCGAGCTGAAATCCGACATGGCTTCAGCAACAACAACTCCCACAACACATCCAG TCCGGGCAGTACTCGCTCTCATGAGGAAAAGACGGACTCCCCCCAGGCCATCTACGAATTTGATGATGACTTTGAAGACGAGGAAGCCTTCGCCCCCATCGGCCAGTGTACAGCGCTCTACAACTTTGAAG GTTCGAGTGAGGGTACGATCCCCATGCGGGAGGGCGAGGTGTTTGcggtggtggaggaggacaaGGGCGACGGGTGGACACGGGTTCAGAACTCCAGCGGGGACGAGGGCTATATCCCCACCTCCTACGTCAGAATCAGCCCCCGAATGTAA